DNA sequence from the Sulfurimonas sp. HSL3-1 genome:
GGAGCTTTTTCCCGGCGATCTTATGCAGCGCCTTCCGGATGAACGGTACGGCATAGAGGGTCCGCATAAGCGCGTTCTTGTGAAAGTTCGACAGAATGCGGTTCTTGAAGATCTTCTCGATCACCAGCGGGACGGAGAGGATGACCGTCGGTTTGACCTTGGCCATCGCGTCAATGAGGATTTTCGGCGTCGGGACCTTGGAAAGGTAATAGACGCTGGCACCGTTGACAATGGGAAGCAGGAAGCCGACGGAACACTCATAGGTATGCGCCAGCGGAAGGATGGAGAGGAAACGGTCCTCCGCCACCACCTCGACCACGCATTGCGCAACGAGCGCCTCGAACGTCAGGGCGCGGTGCGTCAGCATCACCCCTTTACTGCTACCTGTCGTGCCGGAAGTATAGATAATCGCCGCCATATCGTCCTCAGAGGGCCTGTAAAGCACGTCAGCGTGTTTAGAGCCCTTTACCCCCTCCTTGACCTTCTGAAGGATCGTAGGACTCCGTTTGGCGAAGGTGGGATCATCACTGAGATCCTCGGTCAGCACCAGCAGAACCAGCGAGGAGAGTATCCCCTCGTCGAGCGCCTCGCGCTTCTTGGCCGATGCGAAGACCGCCTTGCTCTGCGAATGGGTGATAATGTGGCGCACTTCATTGTCATGGAAGTCGGGGAGGATCGGGACGATGACAGCCCCCATCGTCGTCACGGCGAAATAGACGACCCCCCAGTTTGGCATGTTTTCACTGCAAAGCGCGACGCGGTCTCCGATACCGATGCCTGCATCGGCCAGGCGCGTCTTCAGCGCGGCGACCGCTTCCCCGAATTCGGTGTAGCTCAGCGCCACGCTCTCATCGACGTTGCGCAGGACGGGCCGCTGGCCGTATTCCGAGACCGAACGCTCCAGCAGTGCGCCGAGCGTCAGTTCCGGCAGCGTGATCTTGAAACGCGGATCGCTGTTGTGGCGGAAACGCACGCGGATGACGTCCGCGAGTCCCTGGTGCCCCTTCCCTTCGTCCAGCTCGATACTGCACGCTTCAAGCTCCTCGCAGTCGAACCAGGGGCGTTTGAGCTTATCGAAGCTCTTGAGATCATACAGCAGTTCGGGCGCCTTCGGACCGCCGGAGTCGCGTTCGATCTGCGTCGTCGCGAAGAACTCGCCGGCGAACAGGCCGTCATCTTTGACAGCTGAGAGCGCCTTGACAAAGACCGCCGTGCGCAGCGGCTCCTCGAGGTGAAGGTACGAACAGAGCACCGCGTCGTAGCGCTCCTCCGGCTCCCAGTGTGCCAGATCCATGTGCGAGACCTCGACGCGCACCCCCCTGCTCTTTGCCATCTCCTGCAGCTTTTGCAGCCCGACTTCGGACGCATCTATGGCATGGGCTTCAAAGCCCTGCTCCGCCGCGTAACAGGCGTTTCTGCCCTCCCCTTCGCCGAGGAAAAGGATCCGCGCACCCTGAGGGAGTGCATCCATCACCTCTTTGAGGTAGCTGTTGGGCTGGGTACCGTACAGATACCCCTCCCGTGAAAATTTCTCATTCCATACTTTACCGATCTTCATTTCTGAACCCCGTCAAGCACCGGTACAAACGAACACACTTCAAGCTCCTCTTCAATAAGCTGATCGCCTATTTTAACATAGCGCACGATGACCTGGCCCCCATCACGCGTCATCGGAGCGACCAGCACGCCGCGGGGAGCCAACTGATCGATGATCGCCTGGGGAATGTGGTCTGCGGAAGCGGAAAAGAGAATGCGGTCAAAGGGGGCGTAGGCGCTCCAGCCCAGCTGACCGTCGTCTGTGCGGGTGTGGATGTTCGTGATCCCCTCCTCCCGGAAACGTTTTTTCGCCTCGCGCATCAGGGGCTCGATCCGTTCGATCGTAAAGACCCCCCGGAAAAGGTGCGACAGGACCGCCGCCTGGTACCCGCTGCCGCAGCCGATCTCCAAGACCCTGTCGGCATCGCTGCACTGCAGGTACTCGGTCATCTTCGCCACCGTCAGCGGTGAACTGATCCACTGTGCCGCCCCGATGGGCAGCGCATCGAGCTTGAAAGCGTGCTGTTTGAAGCCGTTGGGCACATAGACTTCGCGATTCGTCGACGCGATGGCGTCGAAAACGGTGTCGCTGATCTCGAAGCGCTCACGTATCGCCTCGGCCAGTTTTTTGTTTCGCATCGCTGCAATGGCATTCATTATCGTATTCCCGTATCAAGATAGCGGCGCATCTTTTTCACTTCGCCCGGCTCAAACGGCTGTACCAGCAGGGCGTCTGCGCCGTTTCGCACACATTCACCGAAGGGGGTGATGATGCCGCTCTGGCCCGTCGTATCGCTGTTGGCGGTGTCGCTTTGCAACACGTAGCACTCGTTGGCGACGGCCAGCGCCTGTCCGAGGATGTCGTAGTGTGCGGCACGCAGCCGGCCCCACTGCGCCGGAATGCAGATGATCTCCGCGCCGCGCAGCTGCTCCCAGAGCGCTGTAAAACGCAGCTCGAAGCAGACCAGGATGCCGATGCGGATACCCTCCACATCGAAAGGGACGATCGCTTCGGTGCCGCCGGCCGTAAACCACTGCTCCTCCTCCCCGATGCTAAAGAGCTTTGCCTTCGCCTGTTCGTGCAGCAGCGCGCCGTCGTGGTAGACCCGGGCGACGTTGAAGACCCCCTCCTCTTTCCGGACGATCATCGTCAGAATGAGCGTCCGTCCCCGGCTCGCCTTTTCCAGCTCCGGCCCGGCGATCGCAGCAAAGTCCGCTGCCGCGTCAAAGCTGTCGTAGTCGAAATTGGTCAGACAGACCTCCGGTGCCAGGACGATGGCGTTTTCGGGCGTTTCGGCGATCAGGGAGAGTAGAACGGCAAGGTTTTCATCGTAGGTGCGTCCCTGCGTCCCGAAAGTCAGGGAGCAGAGCGGACGCGTCTTAGAAGTCGTCAAAGCTGAGGCTGCCTTTGGAGTAGTTCGTAACGTTGCCTTCGAAGAAGTTCGTTTTCTGGTCGTTGAACTTGGAGAAGTCATCCACCCATTTGATGGGGTGCGAAACGTTGTAAAGCTTCTCGAACCCGACCTTGCTGAGGCGCTCGTCGGCGAGGTACTGGATATACTGCTCGACAATGCCGTCGGTGAGGCCGAGGATCTGCCCCTGGGTGATGTATTTGCCCCACGCCGTCTCCAACTCGACGGCCTGCTTGAACATCTCGTACACTTCAGCTTTAAGGTCCGCCGTAAAGAGGTCCGGACGTTCGCGCTGGAGGGTGTTGATCAGGTTCTGGAACAGCACCAGGTGCGTCACTTCGTCGCGCTGGATAAAGCGGATCATCTGCGCCGACCCCAGCATTTTGCCCGAACGCGCCAGAGTGTAGATGTAGGTGAATCCGCTGTAGAAGTAGATCCCCTCGAGGATCTGGTTCGCAAAACAGGCGAGCACGAAGTTGCGCTCTGTCGGCTCCTTCGCCAGACGCTGATAAATGGCGGCGATCGCATCATTTTTCGACTTGAGCATCATATCGCGGCGCCACAGTTCGTAGATCTCCGCGCTGTTTTTGGAGATAGAATCGACCATAACGGCGTAACTCTGCGAATGCAGCGCCTCTTCGAAGGACTGACGCACGAGGATCAGGTTCACTTCCGGGGCGGTGACGTAGGGGTTGACGTTGTCGATCAGATTGTTCGTCTGCAGGGAGTCCATGAAGATCAGCTGCGAAAGCGCCTTGTCGTAGGCCGTCTTCTCCGCATCGGTCAGATTCTTGTAATCGATGGCGTCACGCGTCATATCGACCTCTTTGGGGAACCATGTATTGTTGAGCATCATCTCCCAAAGGTTGTACGCCCACTGGTATTTGATATTATTGAGCTCGAAAATACCCGTGGGATTGCCCCCGAAAATACGGCGGTCATTGACGTGTTCGTGTGAATCCGGATTGTAGATCTGTTTGCGCTGCATGCTGCTGATTCCTCGTCGTTGTTAAGTAAACGATTATGGCGAAAGTGAGGTTTGAAATGCTTTAAAACGCAGGATATTTATCGGGAAAAAATCGGGGGTGCCCGGAAGCGTGACGCCCGGGCGGATCTGTTGGAAAAAACGGTTATTTTTTGCTGCGATCGTTACGCTTGCGCTCGTTTTCCGTCAGGTAGCGCTTGCGGATACGGACATTCTCCGGTGTGACCTCGAGCAGCTCGTCGTCCTCGATCCACTCCAACGCTTTTTCGAGGTTCATATCGCGCGGCGGTACCAGTTTGATCGCCTCATCGGCACCGGAAGAACGGACGTTGGACTGCGCCTTGCCCTTGATCGGGTTGACGGTGAGGTCGTTGGAACGGGCGTGCTCGCCGATGATCATCCCTTCGTAGACCTTGTCCTGCGGTTCAATGAACAGGACGCCGCGGTCTTGGAGGTTAAAGAGCGAGTAGGCCATTGCAACACCGCCCTCCATGGAGATCAGGGCACCGTACTGGCGGCTTTCAACCGTACCGGAGTACGGGCGGAACTCGAGGAAAGAGTGGTTCATGACCCCCTCCCCTTTCGTATCGGTGAGGAACATACCGCGAAAACCGATCAGACCGCGTGCAGGGATCTCGAACTCGATACGCGTATACCCTTCGCCCATCGGCACCATCGACTTCATCTCCGCCTTGCGTTTACCGAGGCGCTCGATGATCGTACCGGAGAAGTCGTCCGGGGTATCGATGACGAGGTGCTCGAACGGTTCGCACTTGACCCCTTCGATCTCTTTGACGATGACTTCCGGACGGCCGATACCGAACTCATACCCTTCGCGGCGCATGTTCTCCGCCAGGACGGTGATCTGCAGTTCGCCGCGGCCGGAAACCTTGAACTTCCCTTCGCCGATCGTCTCAAGGCGCATCGCGACGTTCGTGGTCATCTCCGCCTCGAGGCGGTCTTTGATCTTGTTGGACGTGACGTGTTTACCCTCGGTACCCGCCAGCGGCGAGTCGTTGACGGAGAAGACGACGGAGAGGGTCGGCTCTTCGATGTGCATCGGGTCCAGCGGCATCGGGTTCGCCGGGTCGACGACGGAGTCACCGACGTCGACGGTCTCGAAACCGGCAAAGGCGATAATGTCGCCCGCTTCCGCCTGATCGATCTCCATCCGGTTAAGGCCGTGGAAACCGATCAGCTTGCTCAGACGTCCTTTGACCATCTCGCCGTCGGCTTTGGCCAGCATGACGCTGTCGCCCTTCTTGATGGTGCCGTTGAAGATACGTGCGATCCCGATCTTGCCGACGTAGTTATCGTAGTCCAGGGTAAAGACCTGCGCCTGCGCCGGGTTGCCCGCGTCGCCTTCCGGCTCGGGGATCTCATTCACGATCGCTTCGAAGAGACACTCGAAGTTGCCGTCCTCGTCGCCCATGTCCATCTTCGCGATGCCGTCGCGCGCTGCGGCGTAAACGATCGGGAACTCCAGCTGCTCTTCACTGGCTTCCATCGCGACGAAGAGGTCGAATACCTCGTCGACGACGCGATCAGGCTCTGCCGCCGGCTTGTCGATCTTGTTGATGACGACGATGGGCTTCTTGCCCAGGGCGATCATCTTCTTGACGACGAATTTCGTCTGCGGCATGACACCTTCGTAGGCGTCGACGAGCAGCAGAACGCCGTCGACCATTTTCAGGACACGCTCAACCTCGCCGCCGAAGTCGGCGTGGCCCGGGGTGTCGATGATGTTGATCTTGTGCTCTTTGTAGCGGATCGCCGTGTTTTTGGAAAGGATGGTGATCCCGCGCTCTTTTTCGAGGGCATTGGAGTCCATCGCACGTTCATCGACATGCTCGTGGGACGTAAAAGTGCCCGACTGGCCCAAAAGCCCGTCGACCAGCGTCGTTTTACCGTGGTCGACGTGCGCGATGACGGCAATGTTTCTGATTTTTTGCAAGGGGGGTTCCTTCATGAGGCGACTGCGCCCATTAAAATTTTTCGCGATTATACCGAAAAAGGAGTTAGAAAGGGGTGTGGCCGTTCAGATACGGCCGTAGAGTTCGTTGTAAAGCTTCATCGCGAAACGGTCGCTCATCGAGGCAATATAGTCGGCAACGACCCTGTGGTGGGCCCGGGAGTCGGTCTGCGCGAAAAAATACTCCGGCATCATCTTCGGCTCCGCCGTCAACGCCGCGTAGAGCCCC
Encoded proteins:
- a CDS encoding AMP-binding protein, translating into MKIGKVWNEKFSREGYLYGTQPNSYLKEVMDALPQGARILFLGEGEGRNACYAAEQGFEAHAIDASEVGLQKLQEMAKSRGVRVEVSHMDLAHWEPEERYDAVLCSYLHLEEPLRTAVFVKALSAVKDDGLFAGEFFATTQIERDSGGPKAPELLYDLKSFDKLKRPWFDCEELEACSIELDEGKGHQGLADVIRVRFRHNSDPRFKITLPELTLGALLERSVSEYGQRPVLRNVDESVALSYTEFGEAVAALKTRLADAGIGIGDRVALCSENMPNWGVVYFAVTTMGAVIVPILPDFHDNEVRHIITHSQSKAVFASAKKREALDEGILSSLVLLVLTEDLSDDPTFAKRSPTILQKVKEGVKGSKHADVLYRPSEDDMAAIIYTSGTTGSSKGVMLTHRALTFEALVAQCVVEVVAEDRFLSILPLAHTYECSVGFLLPIVNGASVYYLSKVPTPKILIDAMAKVKPTVILSVPLVIEKIFKNRILSNFHKNALMRTLYAVPFIRKALHKIAGKKLLQTFGGELRIFGIGGAPLSPMVEHFLDDAGFPYAIGYGLTETAPLLAAGAPFKTKVGAIGPAISSVELRIADPDEKGVGTVWAKGPNVMLGYYKDPEKSAEVLHEDGWFNTEDLGYIDAEGYLFLSGRSKNVILGPSGENIYPEQLEAKIMEDELVEDALVYEVEKQLVARIHLNYEMLDEHMDITKLSETEQHIEIEKLLERIKTETNESVSRFSRIARVIEQREPFVKTPTKKIKRYLYTNG
- a CDS encoding protein-L-isoaspartate(D-aspartate) O-methyltransferase; this encodes MNAIAAMRNKKLAEAIRERFEISDTVFDAIASTNREVYVPNGFKQHAFKLDALPIGAAQWISSPLTVAKMTEYLQCSDADRVLEIGCGSGYQAAVLSHLFRGVFTIERIEPLMREAKKRFREEGITNIHTRTDDGQLGWSAYAPFDRILFSASADHIPQAIIDQLAPRGVLVAPMTRDGGQVIVRYVKIGDQLIEEELEVCSFVPVLDGVQK
- a CDS encoding carbon-nitrogen hydrolase family protein is translated as MTTSKTRPLCSLTFGTQGRTYDENLAVLLSLIAETPENAIVLAPEVCLTNFDYDSFDAAADFAAIAGPELEKASRGRTLILTMIVRKEEGVFNVARVYHDGALLHEQAKAKLFSIGEEEQWFTAGGTEAIVPFDVEGIRIGILVCFELRFTALWEQLRGAEIICIPAQWGRLRAAHYDILGQALAVANECYVLQSDTANSDTTGQSGIITPFGECVRNGADALLVQPFEPGEVKKMRRYLDTGIR
- a CDS encoding ribonucleotide-diphosphate reductase subunit beta, translating into MQRKQIYNPDSHEHVNDRRIFGGNPTGIFELNNIKYQWAYNLWEMMLNNTWFPKEVDMTRDAIDYKNLTDAEKTAYDKALSQLIFMDSLQTNNLIDNVNPYVTAPEVNLILVRQSFEEALHSQSYAVMVDSISKNSAEIYELWRRDMMLKSKNDAIAAIYQRLAKEPTERNFVLACFANQILEGIYFYSGFTYIYTLARSGKMLGSAQMIRFIQRDEVTHLVLFQNLINTLQRERPDLFTADLKAEVYEMFKQAVELETAWGKYITQGQILGLTDGIVEQYIQYLADERLSKVGFEKLYNVSHPIKWVDDFSKFNDQKTNFFEGNVTNYSKGSLSFDDF
- the typA gene encoding translational GTPase TypA; the protein is MQKIRNIAVIAHVDHGKTTLVDGLLGQSGTFTSHEHVDERAMDSNALEKERGITILSKNTAIRYKEHKINIIDTPGHADFGGEVERVLKMVDGVLLLVDAYEGVMPQTKFVVKKMIALGKKPIVVINKIDKPAAEPDRVVDEVFDLFVAMEASEEQLEFPIVYAAARDGIAKMDMGDEDGNFECLFEAIVNEIPEPEGDAGNPAQAQVFTLDYDNYVGKIGIARIFNGTIKKGDSVMLAKADGEMVKGRLSKLIGFHGLNRMEIDQAEAGDIIAFAGFETVDVGDSVVDPANPMPLDPMHIEEPTLSVVFSVNDSPLAGTEGKHVTSNKIKDRLEAEMTTNVAMRLETIGEGKFKVSGRGELQITVLAENMRREGYEFGIGRPEVIVKEIEGVKCEPFEHLVIDTPDDFSGTIIERLGKRKAEMKSMVPMGEGYTRIEFEIPARGLIGFRGMFLTDTKGEGVMNHSFLEFRPYSGTVESRQYGALISMEGGVAMAYSLFNLQDRGVLFIEPQDKVYEGMIIGEHARSNDLTVNPIKGKAQSNVRSSGADEAIKLVPPRDMNLEKALEWIEDDELLEVTPENVRIRKRYLTENERKRNDRSKK